The Halosimplex litoreum genome has a window encoding:
- a CDS encoding ABC transporter ATP-binding protein: MSDSEERPASDEGGSESGRGAIAAAADDVRRPLLSLLRDGGRGNLRWVGAGTVSSVIAQFLSNLDMFVVGLAFDAMFNGEGYDLPLVPAGWIPAEPTGMLWFTAALLVGLKLVDMTFGIVAEYSFFLFAQRTLHRIRVDAFDRVQRLDMGFFDTQQTGEVMSVLNNDVNSLEQFLEVGPNLGVVAAAMFASSVVYMALLNWQLALVSVAVAPLLLAANVWFGARHEARNDDVREETGILNALLETNISGIQTVKAFGGERYETERVTDRSATHRTASWRAHMVGVGHQPALRMIAGVAFVATLFVGTEWAIDSRFWFLPGTITAGELVPFMYYTQQLVLPVRFLAWVTGLYKGATASAKRILGVQRIEPPREDGRTELNDPDGRVEYDDASFAYPGTDERVLHDIDLAVESGETVGLVGETGAGKSTLLKLLQAYYDPDEGSVRVDGTDARDITRESLRTSIGYVAQDPFLFTGTIRENIAYSVDDATDDAVEAAAREAGAHEFIASLEQGYDAEVGERGVMLSGGQRQRIALARVLLADPPMFIFDEATSHVDNRTEVLIQRSLDAVTEDRTTFVVAHRLSTVRDADRIVVVDDGAIVEQGTHDELLDLDGKYADLWKVQVGAVGT; this comes from the coding sequence ATGAGCGATAGCGAGGAACGACCCGCGAGCGACGAGGGCGGAAGCGAGAGCGGCCGCGGAGCCATCGCGGCGGCGGCCGACGACGTGCGCCGGCCGCTCCTCTCGCTGTTGCGCGACGGCGGCCGCGGGAACCTGCGGTGGGTCGGCGCCGGCACCGTCTCGTCGGTGATCGCACAGTTCCTCTCGAACCTCGACATGTTCGTCGTCGGGCTCGCCTTCGACGCGATGTTCAACGGAGAGGGCTACGACCTGCCGCTCGTGCCGGCGGGATGGATCCCGGCCGAGCCGACCGGGATGCTCTGGTTCACCGCCGCGCTGCTGGTCGGCCTGAAGCTCGTCGACATGACCTTCGGGATCGTCGCCGAGTACTCGTTTTTCCTGTTCGCCCAGCGCACCCTCCACCGTATCAGGGTCGACGCCTTCGACCGGGTCCAGCGCCTGGACATGGGATTCTTCGACACCCAGCAGACCGGCGAGGTGATGAGCGTCCTCAACAACGACGTGAACTCCCTGGAGCAGTTCCTCGAAGTCGGCCCGAACCTCGGGGTCGTCGCCGCCGCGATGTTCGCCAGCTCCGTCGTCTACATGGCGCTGTTGAACTGGCAGCTCGCGCTCGTCTCCGTCGCCGTCGCGCCCCTGTTGCTGGCCGCCAACGTCTGGTTCGGCGCGCGCCACGAAGCGCGCAACGACGACGTGCGCGAAGAGACCGGGATCCTGAACGCCCTGCTGGAGACGAACATCAGCGGTATCCAGACCGTCAAGGCGTTCGGCGGCGAGCGCTACGAGACCGAGCGGGTCACCGACCGGTCGGCTACCCATCGAACGGCGAGCTGGCGCGCCCACATGGTCGGCGTCGGCCACCAGCCCGCCCTCCGGATGATCGCCGGCGTCGCCTTCGTCGCGACGCTGTTCGTCGGCACCGAGTGGGCCATCGACAGCCGATTCTGGTTCCTGCCCGGCACCATCACCGCCGGCGAGCTCGTCCCGTTCATGTACTACACCCAGCAGCTCGTCCTCCCGGTTCGCTTCCTCGCCTGGGTGACCGGCCTCTACAAGGGCGCCACAGCCTCCGCGAAACGGATCCTCGGCGTCCAGCGCATCGAACCGCCCCGCGAGGACGGACGCACGGAACTCAACGACCCCGACGGCCGCGTCGAGTACGACGACGCGTCCTTCGCCTATCCCGGAACCGACGAGCGCGTCCTCCACGACATCGACCTGGCCGTGGAATCGGGCGAGACCGTCGGCCTCGTCGGCGAGACCGGCGCCGGCAAGTCCACCCTGCTAAAGCTCCTTCAGGCGTACTACGACCCCGACGAGGGGAGCGTCCGCGTCGACGGCACCGACGCCCGCGACATCACCCGCGAGAGCCTCCGAACCTCGATCGGCTACGTCGCCCAGGACCCGTTCCTGTTCACCGGGACGATCCGCGAGAACATCGCCTACAGTGTCGACGACGCTACCGACGACGCGGTCGAGGCCGCCGCCCGCGAGGCCGGCGCCCACGAGTTCATCGCGAGCCTGGAGCAAGGCTACGACGCCGAGGTCGGCGAGCGCGGCGTCATGCTCTCGGGCGGCCAGCGCCAGCGCATCGCCCTCGCTCGTGTGCTGTTGGCGGACCCGCCGATGTTCATCTTCGACGAGGCGACCAGCCACGTCGACAACCGGACCGAGGTACTGATCCAGCGCTCGCTCGACGCGGTGACCGAAGACCGCACCACCTTCGTCGTCGCCCACCGCCTGTCGACGGTGCGAGACGCCGACCGCATCGTCGTCGTGGACGACGGCGCGATCGTCGAACAGGGCACCCACGACGAACTGCTCGACCTGGACGGGAAGTACGCCGACCTCTGGAAGGTGCAGGTGGGCGCCGTCGGGACCTGA
- a CDS encoding redoxin domain-containing protein: protein MDLPFEVVDLPETDHPEVGDRVPDFERPLVGPEFWEDVALSTLTDEAPVVLLFHSMDGAFPATYVWNEVRDRGWLDRDDCQVVGLSISSPYEHADLIEDRGVDARLYSDPSNGVAERFDIVNDLDGMAGVEEPRPAVFVLDGERVVQYAWVADEWPDFPDYDDVEAAMDEL from the coding sequence ATGGACCTGCCCTTCGAGGTCGTCGACCTCCCCGAGACCGACCACCCCGAGGTCGGCGACCGCGTCCCCGACTTCGAGCGCCCGCTCGTCGGCCCCGAGTTCTGGGAGGACGTCGCCCTCTCGACGCTGACCGACGAGGCGCCGGTCGTCCTCCTCTTTCACTCGATGGACGGCGCCTTTCCCGCCACCTACGTCTGGAACGAGGTCCGCGACCGCGGCTGGCTCGACCGCGACGACTGCCAGGTCGTCGGGCTGTCGATCTCCTCGCCGTACGAACACGCCGACCTGATCGAGGACCGCGGCGTCGACGCGCGGCTGTACTCCGACCCGAGCAACGGGGTCGCCGAACGGTTCGACATCGTCAACGACCTCGACGGGATGGCCGGCGTCGAGGAACCGCGCCCTGCCGTCTTCGTCCTCGACGGCGAACGGGTCGTCCAGTACGCCTGGGTCGCCGACGAGTGGCCCGACTTCCCCGACTACGACGACGTCGAAGCGGCGATGGACGAGCTGTAG
- a CDS encoding histidine phosphatase family protein, translating to MRLGRTGEQLRIHTSSFDPSNGMTTIVAVRHGETTWNRKRRVQGWAPAPLTDRGRAQADRLGVALAKGYDIDRVLSSDLSRTEETVAVLRDHVDAPVTYESAWRERDVGVHQGVSVEEMSERFPEYDLAESGPGAARRRPESGESLADVRERVIERWEKALEECEPIETVLVVTHGGPIRLLLGHLKDLDIVETILEQSQGNCSINEFEFDHETGAVRIVRENDTGHC from the coding sequence GTGCGACTCGGCCGGACAGGAGAACAACTTAGAATCCACACCTCGTCGTTCGACCCGTCGAACGGAATGACGACTATCGTCGCAGTCCGACACGGTGAGACGACGTGGAACCGGAAGCGACGAGTGCAGGGCTGGGCGCCTGCCCCACTCACCGACCGCGGTCGAGCGCAAGCCGACCGACTCGGCGTAGCGCTGGCGAAAGGATACGATATCGACCGTGTTCTGTCGTCGGACCTGTCTCGGACGGAGGAGACGGTGGCGGTCCTGCGCGACCACGTCGACGCGCCCGTCACGTACGAATCGGCGTGGCGCGAACGTGACGTTGGCGTCCATCAGGGCGTATCGGTCGAAGAGATGTCCGAGCGGTTCCCCGAGTACGACCTCGCAGAGAGCGGCCCGGGCGCGGCGCGCAGGCGGCCGGAGAGCGGTGAGAGTCTCGCGGATGTCCGCGAGCGCGTCATCGAACGATGGGAGAAGGCACTGGAGGAGTGCGAACCGATCGAAACTGTCCTCGTCGTGACCCACGGTGGCCCCATTCGCCTGCTTCTCGGACACCTGAAGGACCTCGATATCGTCGAAACAATTCTGGAGCAGTCACAGGGCAACTGTTCGATCAACGAGTTCGAGTTCGACCACGAGACGGGTGCGGTGCGGATCGTTCGCGAGAACGACACCGGCCACTGCTGA
- a CDS encoding CRISPR-associated protein Cas4 codes for MHTFRDVATAAYCPRKLYYRHRDPSADEDVPQEVHARRDLAFRYPELLESDPEVQAAPIEVTPTQYRSRLGRLRASLDAWDDLVDPADREVLLEGRECRGIAHKVLAGPPRPSLVFAGAPPEQGVWEPQTVRLVAAAKALAWERETTVEHAFAEYPAYGVVREVPLTTRRKATYRSAVRTADAIDGPPSRTANREKCAPCDYQGQCGVTTRSLKSML; via the coding sequence ATGCACACGTTCCGCGACGTGGCGACGGCGGCGTACTGCCCGCGGAAGCTCTACTACCGTCACCGCGACCCCTCGGCCGACGAGGACGTTCCCCAGGAGGTCCACGCCCGCCGGGATCTCGCCTTTCGCTACCCCGAACTGCTGGAGTCGGACCCCGAGGTCCAGGCCGCCCCCATCGAGGTGACGCCGACGCAGTACCGCTCGCGGCTCGGCCGCCTGCGCGCGAGCCTCGACGCCTGGGACGACCTGGTCGACCCCGCCGACCGCGAGGTGCTGCTGGAGGGTCGAGAGTGTCGCGGGATCGCCCACAAGGTGCTGGCGGGTCCACCGCGGCCGTCGCTGGTGTTCGCGGGAGCGCCACCCGAACAGGGGGTCTGGGAACCCCAAACCGTCCGACTCGTCGCTGCCGCCAAAGCGTTGGCCTGGGAACGCGAGACCACGGTCGAGCACGCCTTCGCCGAGTACCCCGCCTACGGCGTCGTCCGCGAGGTGCCGCTCACGACCCGCCGGAAGGCGACCTACCGCTCGGCCGTCCGCACCGCCGACGCCATCGACGGCCCGCCCTCCCGGACCGCCAACCGCGAGAAGTGCGCGCCCTGCGACTACCAGGGCCAGTGCGGTGTGACGACGCGGTCACTGAAATCGATGCTGTGA
- a CDS encoding L-threonylcarbamoyladenylate synthase, whose product MSDVERAAQAIAGGDLAVYPTETVYGMGANAVDADAVERVFEAKGRDRDKPVSLGVPSVERATEYVDPTERELRFMRAFLPGPVTVVVQRREMVPDVLTAGREKVGVRVPDHDLALELFEAADVPVTATSANLSGTGSVREVSELSDEIREQVSAVVDGGRTDGMESTVVDVESGEIHRRGAMADEIEAWLAEHDAA is encoded by the coding sequence ATGAGTGACGTGGAACGAGCCGCGCAGGCCATCGCGGGCGGCGACCTCGCGGTCTACCCCACCGAAACCGTCTACGGGATGGGCGCCAACGCCGTCGACGCCGACGCGGTCGAGCGGGTGTTCGAGGCGAAAGGGCGCGACCGCGACAAACCGGTCTCGCTGGGCGTCCCGAGCGTCGAGCGGGCCACCGAGTACGTCGACCCGACCGAGCGGGAACTGCGGTTCATGCGGGCGTTCCTGCCCGGCCCCGTCACGGTCGTGGTCCAGCGGCGCGAGATGGTCCCCGACGTGCTGACCGCCGGTCGCGAGAAGGTGGGCGTCCGGGTCCCCGACCACGACCTCGCGCTCGAACTGTTCGAGGCGGCCGACGTGCCCGTCACCGCGACGAGCGCCAATCTCTCGGGAACCGGCAGCGTCCGCGAGGTCTCCGAGCTGAGCGACGAAATCCGCGAGCAGGTGAGCGCTGTCGTCGACGGCGGGCGCACCGACGGGATGGAGAGCACCGTCGTCGACGTCGAATCCGGGGAGATCCACCGCCGCGGCGCGATGGCCGACGAGATCGAGGCGTGGCTCGCCGAACACGACGCCGCGTAG
- a CDS encoding ring-cleaving dioxygenase — MADPNPTPGIHHVTCIAGDPQQNMDFWVETLGLRLVKRSINQDDPGTYHFFFADAEGTPGTSMTFFPWEGMTQGKVGSGQVSRTAFRVPEGSLDYWEDRFDDHGVDYDDRVDRFGETVLPFEDPDGLPVELVEVEIPDDDPTVPWTEFVPAEHAIRGFHSVTLWLADPQPTEELLETMGLERVGTEEAEGDTPGDERTRFEATGEVGQYVDVLPTIQGGRQGHGTVHHVAFQTPTDEDQEGMRSAVRSRGLSPTQQIDRHWFRSVYFREHGGVLFELATSEPGYDSDEPLDDLGGRLVLPGKFEDRREEIESNLTDVTVPRAEQAEADD, encoded by the coding sequence ATGGCAGATCCGAACCCGACACCGGGCATCCACCACGTCACCTGTATCGCGGGCGACCCCCAGCAGAACATGGACTTCTGGGTCGAGACCCTGGGCCTGCGCCTGGTCAAGCGCTCGATCAACCAGGACGACCCCGGCACCTACCACTTCTTTTTCGCCGACGCGGAGGGGACCCCCGGGACGAGCATGACCTTCTTCCCCTGGGAGGGGATGACCCAGGGGAAAGTCGGCTCCGGGCAGGTCTCCCGCACCGCCTTCCGCGTCCCCGAGGGCAGCCTCGACTACTGGGAGGACCGCTTCGACGACCACGGCGTCGACTACGACGACCGCGTCGACCGCTTCGGCGAGACCGTCCTCCCCTTCGAGGACCCCGACGGCCTCCCCGTCGAACTCGTCGAAGTCGAGATTCCCGACGACGACCCCACCGTCCCCTGGACGGAGTTCGTCCCCGCCGAACACGCGATTCGGGGCTTCCACTCGGTGACGCTGTGGCTCGCCGACCCCCAGCCCACCGAGGAGCTGCTGGAGACGATGGGCCTCGAACGCGTCGGTACCGAGGAGGCCGAGGGCGACACGCCCGGCGACGAGCGCACCCGCTTCGAGGCGACCGGCGAGGTGGGGCAGTACGTCGACGTGCTCCCGACCATCCAGGGCGGTCGCCAGGGCCACGGCACGGTGCATCACGTCGCCTTCCAGACGCCCACCGACGAGGATCAGGAGGGGATGCGTTCGGCCGTCCGCTCGCGCGGGCTCAGCCCCACCCAGCAGATCGACCGCCACTGGTTCCGCTCGGTGTACTTCCGTGAGCACGGCGGCGTCCTCTTCGAACTCGCCACGAGCGAGCCCGGCTACGACAGCGACGAACCGCTCGACGACCTGGGCGGCCGGCTCGTCCTCCCCGGGAAGTTCGAGGACCGCCGCGAAGAGATCGAGAGCAACCTCACCGACGTGACCGTCCCCCGCGCCGAACAGGCCGAAGCCGACGACTGA
- a CDS encoding conditioned medium-induced protein 4, translating into MDEKTAELRDIFMDVSDEETVTETQEEPRGSIADQPDEATIRERLRGVVEALADRYDFDSTFETETYVELVQGFYDEGSDEAIAEELGVSPDEVFRARMDLHLFRGDDTAAPFDVGELRRRRDADDAALADEFDVDESTLAHYRRVVDAQVAARAANYRYRTEFDEICTDAAISGSLTESVTDDGLDEAAEDIETDVSF; encoded by the coding sequence ATGGACGAAAAGACAGCAGAACTGCGGGACATCTTCATGGACGTTTCCGACGAGGAGACGGTCACGGAGACCCAGGAGGAGCCGCGGGGCTCCATCGCGGACCAGCCGGACGAGGCGACGATCCGCGAGCGCCTGCGGGGGGTCGTCGAGGCGCTCGCCGACCGCTACGACTTCGACTCGACGTTCGAGACGGAGACGTACGTCGAGTTGGTCCAGGGGTTCTACGACGAGGGGTCCGACGAGGCGATCGCCGAGGAACTCGGCGTGTCGCCCGACGAAGTGTTCCGCGCACGCATGGATCTGCACCTGTTCCGGGGGGACGACACCGCGGCACCGTTCGACGTCGGCGAGTTGCGCCGCCGTCGCGACGCCGACGACGCCGCGCTGGCCGACGAGTTCGACGTCGACGAGTCGACGCTGGCCCACTACCGCCGCGTCGTCGACGCCCAGGTCGCCGCCCGGGCGGCGAACTACCGCTACCGAACCGAGTTCGACGAGATATGCACCGACGCCGCCATCTCGGGGTCGCTCACCGAGTCCGTCACCGACGACGGCCTCGACGAGGCCGCCGAGGACATCGAGACCGACGTCTCGTTCTGA
- a CDS encoding glutaredoxin family protein, with translation MSDPAITLYRLQACPFCERVVRTLEAYDLDYRSRFVEPMHSDRDAVQRLTGKRSVPAIVDESTGVTMSESANIVEYLEATYGERSKGGA, from the coding sequence ATGAGCGACCCAGCCATCACGCTCTACCGGCTGCAGGCCTGCCCGTTCTGCGAGCGGGTCGTCCGCACCCTGGAGGCGTACGACCTCGACTACCGCTCGCGGTTCGTCGAACCCATGCACAGCGACCGCGACGCCGTCCAGCGATTGACCGGCAAGCGCTCCGTGCCGGCCATCGTCGACGAGTCGACCGGCGTCACGATGTCCGAGAGCGCCAATATCGTCGAGTACCTCGAGGCCACCTACGGCGAGCGCTCGAAGGGAGGCGCCTGA
- a CDS encoding heterodisulfide reductase-related iron-sulfur binding cluster, producing MLLLQADAPTRPTFWGIGPVGKAAFYYLAAVAIAVFLLGSYRRVARYAEGREDPLNGLDDLPRRVVSAAGTILSNRTLRDGDVVAGLAHAFVLWGFLTLLIATTILGIDMDLYGPLTGESFFVGDFYLSYSFVVDAMGLLFVVGLGVFLYRRYAARDERLWGRHTSAEDDLFIWALFLLGVGGYLTEGVRILGQDFPAFETVSFVGWAVALALDGVGVTPATAEAAYPLVWWSHSILALAFIAALPLGKPFHMLASAANVVARDEDAGRRLPGVPADLDATNAESIDDFTWKELLDQDACTNCGRCSSACPAKAAGRPLDPRDVILDLKSYRESRDADGEAVDIVADGGTSVVDAATMESCMACMACMDACPVEIEHLDSFTRMNRQLVDQGDLDGNVQDVFQNVMQQGNTFGEPQRDRADWADDLDTEPTDAREESVEYLWYVGDYPSFDDRNGTVARSLARIFERADVDYGICYDDEVYDGNDVRRVGEEFLFVEQAATLVDTFDDCEFEKIVCTDPHAMNTFEHEYPEVDFREFADDPMMEVPEENWDGAPVFHWTQVVEDLVNEGRLGLRGDELDYTVTYHDPCHLGRYSGEYEAPRDLVRATGCELAEMPRNRSDSFCCGGGGGGLWMEFDEDPKPSEERLREALEDTAVGPAVEKFVVACPMCTTMFEDGRKTGGFEDEIEVVDVAELLVEAIEVREGGGVAAGESGTAESPADD from the coding sequence ATGCTCTTGCTCCAGGCCGACGCGCCGACCCGCCCGACGTTCTGGGGGATCGGCCCCGTCGGGAAGGCGGCGTTCTACTATCTGGCCGCCGTCGCCATCGCCGTCTTCCTGCTGGGGTCGTACCGCCGGGTCGCCCGCTACGCCGAGGGCCGCGAGGACCCCCTCAACGGGCTCGACGACCTCCCTCGGCGAGTCGTCTCCGCGGCGGGGACCATCCTCTCGAACCGAACGCTGCGCGACGGCGACGTGGTCGCGGGGCTCGCCCACGCGTTCGTCCTCTGGGGCTTTCTCACCCTCCTCATCGCGACCACCATCCTCGGCATCGACATGGACCTCTACGGCCCGCTCACCGGCGAGTCCTTCTTCGTCGGGGACTTCTACCTCTCCTACTCGTTCGTCGTCGACGCGATGGGCCTGCTGTTCGTCGTCGGGCTCGGCGTCTTCCTCTATCGTCGGTACGCCGCCCGCGACGAGCGCCTGTGGGGCCGCCACACCTCCGCCGAGGACGACCTCTTTATCTGGGCCCTCTTTCTCTTGGGGGTCGGCGGCTATCTCACCGAGGGCGTCCGCATCCTCGGGCAGGACTTCCCGGCGTTCGAGACGGTGAGCTTCGTCGGCTGGGCGGTCGCGCTCGCTCTCGACGGCGTCGGTGTGACCCCCGCGACGGCCGAGGCGGCCTACCCGCTCGTCTGGTGGAGTCACTCGATCCTGGCGCTGGCCTTTATCGCCGCGCTCCCGCTCGGGAAACCGTTCCACATGCTCGCCTCGGCCGCCAACGTCGTCGCTCGCGACGAGGACGCCGGTCGGCGCCTGCCCGGCGTCCCCGCCGACCTGGACGCCACGAACGCCGAGTCCATCGACGATTTCACCTGGAAGGAGCTGCTCGACCAGGACGCCTGCACCAACTGCGGCCGCTGCTCGTCGGCCTGCCCCGCCAAGGCCGCCGGGCGCCCGCTCGACCCGCGCGACGTGATCCTCGATCTGAAGAGCTATCGCGAGAGCCGCGACGCCGACGGCGAGGCGGTGGACATCGTCGCCGACGGCGGCACCTCCGTCGTCGACGCCGCGACGATGGAGTCCTGCATGGCCTGTATGGCCTGCATGGACGCCTGTCCCGTCGAGATCGAACACCTCGATTCGTTCACCCGGATGAACCGCCAGCTCGTCGACCAGGGCGACCTCGACGGGAACGTCCAGGACGTCTTCCAGAACGTGATGCAGCAGGGCAACACCTTCGGCGAGCCCCAGCGGGATCGCGCGGACTGGGCCGACGACCTCGACACCGAGCCGACGGACGCCCGCGAGGAGTCCGTCGAGTACCTCTGGTACGTCGGCGACTACCCGAGCTTCGACGACCGCAACGGGACGGTCGCCCGCTCGCTCGCCCGGATCTTCGAGCGGGCCGACGTGGACTACGGCATCTGCTACGACGACGAGGTGTACGACGGCAACGACGTGCGCCGCGTCGGCGAGGAGTTCCTCTTCGTCGAGCAGGCCGCGACCCTCGTCGACACGTTCGACGACTGCGAGTTCGAGAAGATCGTCTGTACCGACCCCCACGCGATGAACACCTTCGAGCACGAGTACCCCGAGGTCGACTTTCGGGAATTCGCCGACGACCCGATGATGGAGGTGCCCGAAGAGAACTGGGACGGCGCGCCCGTCTTCCACTGGACGCAGGTCGTCGAGGACCTCGTGAACGAGGGGCGGCTCGGCCTCCGCGGCGACGAACTCGACTACACGGTCACCTACCACGACCCCTGTCACCTCGGCCGCTACAGCGGCGAGTACGAGGCACCTCGCGACCTCGTTCGCGCCACCGGCTGCGAACTGGCTGAGATGCCGCGCAACCGGAGCGACTCGTTCTGCTGCGGCGGCGGCGGCGGCGGCCTTTGGATGGAGTTCGACGAGGACCCCAAACCCAGCGAGGAGCGGCTGCGCGAAGCGCTGGAGGACACGGCCGTCGGTCCCGCCGTCGAGAAGTTCGTCGTCGCTTGCCCGATGTGTACCACGATGTTCGAGGACGGCCGCAAGACCGGCGGCTTCGAGGACGAGATCGAGGTCGTCGACGTGGCCGAGCTGCTGGTCGAGGCGATCGAGGTCCGGGAGGGCGGCGGTGTGGCCGCCGGTGAGAGCGGGACCGCCGAGTCGCCGGCCGACGACTGA